From the genome of Populus alba chromosome 10, ASM523922v2, whole genome shotgun sequence, one region includes:
- the LOC118034577 gene encoding monothiol glutaredoxin-S2, translating into MERVTKLASERPVVIFSKTTCCMCHTIKTLFCDFGVNPAVHELDEMPGGREIEQALSRAGCPTLPAVFIGGEIVGGANEVMSLHLSRSLIPMLKHAGALWV; encoded by the coding sequence ATGGAGAGGGTGACAAAGTTGGCATCGGAGAGGCCAGTGGTGATCTTTAGCAAGACCACATGCTGTATGTGCCACACCATCAAGACTCTCTTCTGTGACTTTGGGGTGAACCCGGCTGTCCATGAGCTTGATGAGATGCCCGGAGGAAGGGAAATCGAGCAAGCACTCTCAAGGGCTGGATGCCCAACGTTGCCGGCCGTGTTCATCGGCGGTGAGATTGTTGGTGGAGCCAATGAGGTGATGAGTCTTCACCTTAGTCGTTCCTTAATCCCAATGCTTAAACATGCCGGAGCATTATGGGTTTGA